GGTTATGTATAGTGGCATAGTTGAATTTTCAAGCGTAAGAAGTTTATTGTCCTAAAATTCATACCAATTTTGCTCCTGGCCCGAATATgttaaaagacaatttttttatgtcaagATCGATAAATCTATAAGTGTTTGGATTTAAGGTAAAAATAAACAATAGGGTTTAAAAAATAGCTCTCCATTTTTCTTTATGATTGTTTGCTATCCCAATTACCACTTACATACTATTATAGCCTCCAACTTTTTGGCTCTCTACTTTTAgttgatttgttgttttttttcatttttcttcttcggAGCTTGCACTTATATCAACAGAGCTAGACCATAAATTGTGTTTTCACAACTCCTCAAGTCAAAATGTATTGATTTGTTTGCTCACTTTTTCAGAAGAGGTAACTGCATGTCTGCAAGATCAAAGGGATCTTATTCTCAAGCATTTAGGAATAGAATTCTCAAGTACTATAGAATCAACCTATGTGTCTACTCTAGCATAGCAACTGCAGCTCTAACATAGCATTATAGCAAGATTCAATCTAGATTCCCTATAGTGTTTTTCCTTTAGTATAGGGCTATAGGCCGGCTCTTGTATTTTGTTCTCCATTAATGAAGTGCACAGACACATAAGACTATTTACTGTTACTCTGTCTGAGAAAACACTTCCatgatcataaaaaaaaaaaaaaaaataattggtcATAAATTTCCATCTTTGATCCATGTATGATGTATCTCGTCCATCACCCTTTTAGTCTTAAAGTTCTAATTTTAGAATATCTCAATTCAAAACATCTTATAATTACTCTATAGCAGTTCAGTCTTtcataacaaattttaaaaatacatttGATCTCGACGACAATAAATCCTAATTTGGTATCGCAATGTTTCATGGGCAACCTTTTTGCAAAACTGCAATAAAAGGGGTTGACAGATTAATAAATCTTGTAGGCTCTATAAACAATGTACTAATAAGTAACATTTTCTTCTGCATAACATTATTCCAGAGCCATTTCATTCAATTGTAATGAGGATATATGCCATATACGACATCAAATAACCGAACATTACTGCACAAGAAAACTAGGGGAGAACTAacatgaaatattttattaaaaataaatataattgaaCATTAATTTCAGTTTCTCATCAGTTACATCTGTACAGATGTTAAACTCTTTTCCACTATTTGTGTTCATAGCACTACACAATACTACAATAACCAGTGTAAGTAACACAACAATGATaacaaactaaattttttttttttttgacaagagatAGCAAACTAAATTTGATGGCTCCAATATAGGAACTTACAAGACCAAAAGGACGAAATCTAAAGCTGTCTGTCTCTAAGCGATTACCTAGAGTTTTATGCAACAAGATTTCAGAACTGTCTCAATgaaattttgaaacataaacaatttctccatttcaaaaacaaatttacaGTATTGTCAGACAGTTAAATCAATGATGATTATATCTTTCTTAACTGCAGATACTGCTTCTAGTAAGATATTTCTTGGTAGCTTCATCTATTTACTATCTATATGATTATGAACATGGTGTAATCGATATCATGCAGAACGAACGTATGAATCAGAGACTGAAGGCGGAAGCTTCTTCCCTCTAATCCAACACGGTATCAATGGTGCAATCTTAATAAATATATGAGGTGGAAGAACTTTGTCCCTTCACCCTAAAATTCTACATCTCCTAATAAACTTATTTGAGACATTTACATATCTACTCCATAAACTTCGATACTCTGGGAAACCAATTTCAAGCCATGGTTTTGCAGGGCCACTGAAATGGATAACAGCAGCAGCTTCTAATCTCTCTTTGCTAATTTCTTCAGATTTATAGCGATAGCCTAAATCAGTCACAAGCATTGATGAATCTATAGGATGCACTTGACCATCAAATGCAATTAAGGCAGGTGGAAGCACTCCTGGATTCCATAACGCTGTCCCAAACTTGAGGTTCTGTGAAGTCagatatatatatgtatgctGTTAATGTAGGATGGCAATAATACTGAATAAAACAGtacaattatcaaataaatataGCAATTTCTCTTTTGACATGTGACACAGTATACAAGAACAAAAAAACTGAAGAATGTTATCTATACTGTATGTCTTAAAAAACATAAGATACTTGCTAACAACACAATCTCTAATGATCTTTACAACACTTTATGAGGAACTCATTCCCAAAATTATGAAACctatatgaattttattatgtAATACTCAACTCATCCCTGATATTTGGTCCTTTAAGGATAAACTCATTTACCCATTTACTCTTAATTCAtttagcaaaaataaaattcatttaatgTATGCTTTTGGTTTTTGTAACGGTACAAAGggaaaaaatatgtttaattgtaTCTTGGTTTCCTAAACAATCAAAGTTTATGGACAAAAACTACAAAGCTTAAAAGACCATAGATTAGAGGCAGAGGAGTAAGGGAGTGAGTTTTTACGAAAAgaaagtgtgttgctagcactcatAAAAACATAAGCAGTCCTAAATAATGTTATACAGGTATGAAGAGCACAACGCAATGCTTAAGACCAATTAAATagtgtataaaaatttaaaataacaaataactctggaaggaaaaataagaatttaaacCATAACACATTTTATAGCAGTATGTAGAGGTTAACGTAATTAAGCATATTATGTATACTTACAAGTTTCAACCATTTCCGGTAGGTCTCTGTTATGTTTGTTCTTCGCCAAGCATCaagatcaaatacattcatGCCGTAGAGCCATCCACACTGTTCACCATCAAAATTTGATGATATGAGAGGATGTGAAAAGTTCAAGTAGTTCAAGTATTTACTTCCAGAGCAGCAGTTGTCTTCACACCATGACTTGTATACTGAACCACCGACTTTTCCATTAAGATCCAAGTCCCACAAAGAAGATAAGTCACGTTGTACTACAACGTCATCATCCAAGAATACTATCTTTTTGAGATCCGGAAAAAGCTGTTGTGATCCACAAAAATTCATATCATCAAGAAACAATTGTAACCAAACATGTAGACTTGTTATTAGTTATTCTCAATCAGAAGACTGTGAAAAATAACTAATTACCTCTGGCATATAAATGCGGAGTTGATTCATCAAGGAAAGGCTGCTGGGCCTTAAAGCGTCCAAATTACTATTATCAATGTTCTTTTGTTTGTCGTAGTATTGCTTCCAAATTAAGTTATTAGTTTCCAGCATCTCTTTAACACCAGAATTCATTACTTCAGACCAATCATATTGGTGTAATCCCCTAACTTCAACAACAGCTGGTTCAACAGAATTGGTGGCGAACCAAGCATGCATTGAAGCATAAGTTTTTTTGTCGGTAATAATATGAAAAACTAATTTTTCAGGGTTGAATGAATTTTCAACTGTAGAGGTCACAACAACAGAGGCAGCAAGGACATTATCAGTTAGGAGAACTAGGTGATGAAGAGTAGGGTCAACAAGACGAGAAGCGAATTCGGGAGTAGGTAGACGAGATCGAGCCATGGCATTTACAGCATATTCTTCAGCCAACTTAAGACAAAGACAGTGTAGACTTCTCGGAACACCATATGAAGCCAGATGCCAATAAACTGACTCCTGCTGTTTTGCTGTTTGCACTTTGTGTTCCATTTGTGATAGCTGAATATGTACAAAAGAAATAGCATGATTTGTTAGAGCACTAAAGATTCACAAAATTTGTTTGCTCAATCAAATATCTATAGCTGAAACCAAGTGGTTGTGATCAAGTGGCTAATGAGTTTCAGTCAAGGACAAATCGTccgggagaacccgagttcgaaccCTGGCTGGAACAATCTTAGGTCAGACTTCGCTTAAGATTAACAAATTTCAGTTTGTGAATGTTGTCCATTCGGTGTAGCTTAGTAGTAACAATTGGACTTTATAATCTAATAGGACATAATCTCCCTTCCCCAATTAAAGAAAATTGTGAACATCTAGTGCATTACTATGTAATGTTTATCAGCATAATTGCATTGGCTTCTCATGATTTTTCACTTCTGAAATATGCTCACTGACCCAACCCAATCAATATCTACGTTGTGATAAGCCTTTAGCCCTAATAATTGATTAACACCAGAAGGAAACAAATAAGGAACGAAATTGAATATGAAACATCATTATAAAGAGTAACAACcaaaagtaaattttatataCCATGGCTTTGGTCTTGAAAGCAAAAGCTTTGAGGTCTTGTTTTAAGACCATCTCATTCACAAGCTCGTTGAATGATCCTGCGCCTTCATTATCATTAACATTGCCGTCATTTGCTTCCATTAGCGCTCTGGTCAGCTCATCTCTGAGTTGCTTCAAGCATCCACAATAAAAGAAAGCAGATCGtaaattatcttttattatcaaaatataCAAGAGGCACCAGAGTGCAAACCAAGTTAACTGATTCATATGCTCATACTTCACTAATGTGTGTTTAATTTCAAGTGGAAATTATCAAATTTGATTTCATGCGTGTTTGATTT
This portion of the Trifolium pratense cultivar HEN17-A07 linkage group LG3, ARS_RC_1.1, whole genome shotgun sequence genome encodes:
- the LOC123917205 gene encoding probable galacturonosyltransferase 15 isoform X2 — encoded protein: MEANDGNVNDNEGAGSFNELVNEMVLKQDLKAFAFKTKAMLSQMEHKVQTAKQQESVYWHLASYGVPRSLHCLCLKLAEEYAVNAMARSRLPTPEFASRLVDPTLHHLVLLTDNVLAASVVVTSTVENSFNPEKLVFHIITDKKTYASMHAWFATNSVEPAVVEVRGLHQYDWSEVMNSGVKEMLETNNLIWKQYYDKQKNIDNSNLDALRPSSLSLMNQLRIYMPELFPDLKKIVFLDDDVVVQRDLSSLWDLDLNGKVGGSVYKSWCEDNCCSGSKYLNYLNFSHPLISSNFDGEQCGWLYGMNVFDLDAWRRTNITETYRKWLKLNLKFGTALWNPGVLPPALIAFDGQVHPIDSSMLVTDLGYRYKSEEISKERLEAAAVIHFSGPAKPWLEIGFPEYRSLWSRYVNVSNKFIRRCRILG
- the LOC123917205 gene encoding probable galacturonosyltransferase 15 isoform X1, whose protein sequence is MKFYISAKGIKRVTISNGGSKGSGKDTTAVTGGNPAGSIFSGRRISLRTVLPVVLVLGILLPFVFVRVAILVLESATFCSSLECAGWRFFSGADTSLQLRDELTRALMEANDGNVNDNEGAGSFNELVNEMVLKQDLKAFAFKTKAMLSQMEHKVQTAKQQESVYWHLASYGVPRSLHCLCLKLAEEYAVNAMARSRLPTPEFASRLVDPTLHHLVLLTDNVLAASVVVTSTVENSFNPEKLVFHIITDKKTYASMHAWFATNSVEPAVVEVRGLHQYDWSEVMNSGVKEMLETNNLIWKQYYDKQKNIDNSNLDALRPSSLSLMNQLRIYMPELFPDLKKIVFLDDDVVVQRDLSSLWDLDLNGKVGGSVYKSWCEDNCCSGSKYLNYLNFSHPLISSNFDGEQCGWLYGMNVFDLDAWRRTNITETYRKWLKLNLKFGTALWNPGVLPPALIAFDGQVHPIDSSMLVTDLGYRYKSEEISKERLEAAAVIHFSGPAKPWLEIGFPEYRSLWSRYVNVSNKFIRRCRILG